The Heterodontus francisci isolate sHetFra1 chromosome 33, sHetFra1.hap1, whole genome shotgun sequence genome has a segment encoding these proteins:
- the LOC137348004 gene encoding uncharacterized protein — MDPARLDPAQLDLARPGPSPTGPGPTWTQPDLDPARPRPGLTSTRPDLDLARPGPSPTGPSPTWTQPDWTRPNWTWPDLDPARLDPARLDLPRLDPARPGPGPTGPSPTWTQPDWTRPNWTWPDLDPARLDPARPGLGPTGPGPTGPGPTSTQPDLDAARPGPGLTGPGPTWTRPDLDPARLDPARLDPARPGLGPTGPGPTGPGPTTTRPDLDPARPGPGKTGPGPTWTRPDLDPARLDPARLDLALPGPGPTGPGLTWTRPDWTRPDWTWPDLDPARPGHSLTSTRPDLDPDRLDPDRLGPGPTWTQPDLDTTRDNLDPARLDPIRLDLARLDPALPGPSPTWTQPDLDAAHLGPSPTSTQPNLDPARHRPSPTWTQPNLDPARPGPGPTWTRSDWTWPYLDPARPGPGPTWTRSDWTWPYLDPVRLDLALPGPSTTWTQPDLDPVRLDLARPGPSPTWTRPYLDPARPGPGSTWTRSDWTWPDLDPVRLDLARPGPSPTSTRPNLDPARPGPSPTWTQPDLDPGQPGPSPTWTQPYLDPARPGPSPTSTQPDLDPGQPGPSPTWTQPYLDPARPGPGLTWTRPDLDPAQPGPGPTLTRKSDLTDSTEITMDVLWNFRAIIDTHS; from the exons ATGGACCCAGCCCGACTGGACCCGGCCCAACTGGACctggcccgacctggacccagcccgactggacccggcccgacctggacccagcccgacctcgACCCGGCCCGACCTCGACCCGGCCTGACCTCGACCCGGCCCGACCTCGACctggcccgacctggacccagcccgactggACCCAGCCCGACATGGACCCAGCCCGACTGGACCCGGCCCAACTGGACctggcccgacctggacccagcccgacttgACCCGGCCCGACTGGACCTGCCCCGactggacccggcccgacctggacccggcccgactGGACCCAGCCCGACATGGACCCAGCCCGACTGGACCCGGCCCAACTGGACctggcccgacctggacccagcccgactggacccggcccgacctggactcggcccgactggACCCGGCCCGACTGGACCCGGCCCGACCTCGACCCAGCCCGACCTCGACGCTGCCCGACCTGGACCCGGCCTGactggacccggcccgacctggacccggcccgacctggacccggcccgactggacccggcccgactggacccagcccgacctggactcggcccgactggACCCGGCCCGACTGGACCCGGCCCGACCACAACCCGGCCCGACCTCGACCCTGCCCGACCTGGACCCGGCAAGactggacccggcccgacctggacccggcccgacctggacccggcccgactGGACCCGGCCCGACTGGACCTGGCCCTACCTGGACCCGGCCCGACTGGACCCGGCCTGACATGGACCCGGCCCGACTGGACCCGGCCCGACTGGACctggcccgacctggacccagcccgacctggaCACAGCCTGACCtcgacccggcccgacctggaccCGGACCGACTGGACCCGGACCGACTTGGACctggcccgacctggacccagcctgacctggacacg ACCCGGGACAACCTGGACCCGGCCCGACTGGACCCGATCCGACTGGACCTGGCCCGACTGGACCCAGCCCTACCTGGACCCAGCcctacctggacccagcccgacctagACGCAGCCCATCTTGGACCCAGCCCGACCTCGACCCagcccaacctggacccagcccgacatagacccagcccgacctggacccagcccaacctggacccggcccgacctggacccggcccgacctggaccCGGTCCGACTGGACCTGGCcctacctggacccagcccgacctggacccggcccgacctggaccCGGTCCGACTGGACCTGGCCCTACCTGGACCCGGTCCGACTGGACCTGGCCCTACCTGGACCCAGCactacctggacccagcccgacctggacccggtCCGACTGGACctggcccgacctggacccagccctacCTGGACCCGGCCCtacctggacccggcccgacctggaccCGGCTCGACCTGGACCCGGTCCGACTGGACCTGGCCCGACCTGGACCCGGTCCGACTGGACctggcccgacctggacccagcccgacctcgACCCGGCCGAACCTGGACCCGgctcgacctggacccagccctacctggacccagcccgacctagACCCGGGACAACCTGGACCCagcccaacctggacccagccctacctggacccggcccgacctggacccagcccgacctcgACCCAGCCCGACCTAGACCCGGGACAACCTGGACCCagcccaacctggacccagccctacctggacccggcccgacctggacccggcctgacctggacccggcccgacctggaTCCGGCCCAACCTGGACCTGGCCCGACCCTGACCCGAAAGAGCGACCTGACTGATTCCACTGAAATAACTATGGACGTCCTGTGGAATTTCAGGGCAATTATTGACACGCACTCTTaa